A part of Deinococcus sp. QL22 genomic DNA contains:
- a CDS encoding transposase has translation MTRFSFLGGCMFVLGLDVGKSELYARLLQIPEPGKFVPLGTGKSVPNTAKGHEQLLAWMRKSGAGGEGTSVVMESTSVYWERVAMTLYEAGCRISVVNAAQIKFLQRARCEEEN, from the coding sequence GTGACCCGCTTTTCCTTTCTGGGGGGTTGTATGTTTGTTTTGGGTCTTGACGTCGGTAAAAGCGAGCTGTACGCCCGTCTTCTCCAGATTCCTGAACCGGGGAAGTTTGTCCCTTTGGGAACGGGGAAAAGTGTTCCCAACACTGCCAAAGGGCATGAACAACTTCTCGCATGGATGAGGAAGTCTGGTGCGGGTGGAGAAGGGACTTCAGTCGTGATGGAATCCACGAGTGTGTATTGGGAGCGGGTCGCCATGACCTTGTACGAAGCAGGGTGTCGTATCAGTGTTGTCAATGCAGCACAAATCAAATTTTTGCAAAGAGCACGTTGCGAAGAGGAAAACTGA
- a CDS encoding transposase encodes MKHVKHLAQQLVEVNEAINALVLTSVRLQTDVTLLRSIPGIGSLTAAVLLVETMHLSQMESSNQWAAYAGLSPVPRQSGNFTGRTHISKIGNARLRRAFYLCALTASRMKNGFGNFYRHLTSQGKPKKVALIALARKLLRVAFAVLKSGQKFNPDYQRPSPMAA; translated from the coding sequence GTGAAGCACGTCAAGCACCTCGCTCAGCAACTGGTTGAAGTGAACGAGGCGATCAACGCGCTGGTTCTCACGTCGGTCCGTCTTCAAACGGACGTGACGTTACTGCGTTCCATTCCTGGGATTGGTTCATTGACTGCGGCAGTACTGCTCGTGGAGACGATGCATCTGAGCCAGATGGAAAGCTCGAACCAGTGGGCAGCATATGCAGGCCTTTCCCCCGTTCCAAGACAGTCGGGCAACTTCACCGGCCGAACGCACATCTCAAAAATAGGAAACGCACGTCTCAGACGTGCATTTTATCTCTGTGCGCTGACAGCCTCTCGAATGAAAAATGGGTTTGGGAACTTCTACCGACATCTGACATCACAAGGCAAACCTAAAAAGGTCGCCCTCATTGCCCTAGCTCGTAAGTTGCTCCGAGTCGCCTTTGCGGTTCTGAAGTCGGGCCAAAAGTTTAATCCGGATTACCAACGTCCCTCGCCTATGGCCGCTTGA
- a CDS encoding DUF11 domain-containing protein, producing MNRSRLFWARLVALLAFLFAVAAQAQGSTYVCDARFYQIRQPTGSTGSNLYLLDRRNLAGGGVAQWPSVSNLPLNALAYNKADGYFYAVNVNPITTGGAPYRLYRLGTTGAVELVPLANIPSASTVAAGTVDADGKMYIKLLQADSTIYTVQLPTSAGGAVGGTGAITLTGASVPVALADMAFDPVTNQLYGVYTANTPGSDGASVAGVVYRIDPNTGAVTRNGTALTVSGTNAIGTAFFDISGTLYAYQNGGTFGTINLSTGAFTRITAASAATQSDGASCVFPDERISGSKVAGAVQAISPMVFDVPYTVTVTNTGAIPDRNVQITEDLTRTFSTGTPTLTITAAPAITSGTATANTGFNGTSDTRLLSGINTLAPGASVTVQFTVRVTYPNTGSVPGAGSPVNNTVYATSTSTGPNTGYTFPGGTPLPPVDLLATYTTPPAPATVRGEVDLNITKSGPNTAVAGTGISYVLTLTNTGPSAANGATFSDNVTSALTGVTAVCQNATGSASGCNATVGAGNVVTGSVAALPSGGTVEVEIRGTIPANATGSLNNQATITAPGGTTETNISNNTSNTVTTTLTRTADLAVDKSAPAAVGAGGALTYTVRVWNNGPSTASAVSVNDVLPAGFTVTGVSCTVTGTATCDTQSFTTSSATIATGTLSGDTLPTNAVPDGNFLTYLITGTAPNSSGILDNTASITVPSGVTDSVSSNNTSGQVQTRVVNAVNDPGVTLAVGAGGVVSVLTNDTNGAVAATTSNSLATVSNAGGLTGLSVNASGQLVVPTGTPAGTYTVTYQLCDTTITTACDSATVPVTVSATTPNLSLAITGPAFARPSTVASTNPPVAASDQFVTYTLTVTTATANATGTTTVTTTLPSGLSWGGAYTATPGNWTCSVSGQVITCTTPSTITVGTPQTLTLSNVKVAPGTAAAPSFTTSSTVSNANESPTDAATGNSTSVTTQLILSTLTKAVRNVTVDARDNNGVARFGTKSNGLPTEVLEYCLDMQNLGGANLPNYVLTDALDSLGVALTAVTTDAAYGGKAIKWTRITPSVATTAGNYTAVAGDDSGTLNTNLQVTFGTLLAGEMVRTCFQTQIR from the coding sequence GTGAACAGATCTCGACTTTTCTGGGCTCGCCTGGTCGCCCTTCTGGCGTTCCTGTTCGCGGTAGCAGCCCAGGCACAGGGCAGCACCTATGTCTGCGACGCCCGCTTCTATCAGATCAGGCAACCTACCGGCAGCACCGGTTCGAACCTCTACCTGCTTGACCGCCGAAACCTTGCGGGCGGGGGGGTAGCGCAGTGGCCGTCGGTATCCAATCTGCCGCTCAACGCTCTGGCGTATAACAAGGCCGACGGCTACTTTTATGCGGTCAACGTCAACCCCATCACCACAGGTGGAGCACCATACCGTCTGTATCGCCTTGGCACCACGGGCGCGGTTGAGTTGGTCCCCCTCGCAAATATCCCGTCAGCCAGTACGGTTGCTGCGGGCACAGTTGATGCCGACGGTAAGATGTATATCAAACTCCTGCAGGCAGACAGCACGATCTACACCGTGCAACTGCCTACCAGTGCAGGCGGTGCTGTTGGTGGGACAGGCGCCATTACACTGACGGGTGCCTCTGTGCCTGTTGCCTTGGCCGATATGGCTTTCGATCCGGTCACCAATCAGTTGTATGGCGTGTATACCGCCAACACTCCCGGGTCGGACGGCGCCTCCGTGGCTGGTGTGGTGTACAGGATTGACCCCAATACGGGCGCTGTGACTCGAAACGGTACGGCGCTAACCGTCAGCGGCACCAACGCGATCGGTACAGCCTTCTTCGACATCAGTGGCACGTTGTACGCCTATCAGAACGGCGGAACGTTCGGTACCATCAACCTGAGCACAGGGGCGTTCACGCGTATTACCGCGGCGAGCGCTGCTACCCAGTCTGACGGCGCCTCCTGCGTATTCCCAGATGAACGCATCAGCGGCAGTAAAGTTGCTGGTGCCGTGCAGGCCATCAGTCCCATGGTCTTCGATGTGCCCTACACCGTGACCGTCACCAACACGGGCGCTATCCCCGACCGCAACGTGCAAATTACAGAAGACCTCACACGCACATTCAGTACTGGAACGCCCACCCTGACCATTACCGCAGCGCCGGCTATCACGAGCGGCACAGCCACGGCCAACACTGGTTTCAACGGGACCTCGGACACCCGTCTGCTCAGTGGCATCAACACGCTCGCTCCGGGGGCAAGCGTGACGGTGCAGTTCACAGTGCGCGTTACCTACCCGAATACAGGCAGTGTGCCTGGGGCTGGTTCGCCCGTAAACAACACGGTGTACGCTACCAGTACAAGCACCGGTCCTAATACTGGCTACACCTTCCCAGGAGGCACGCCCCTTCCTCCGGTAGATCTGCTCGCCACCTACACCACCCCTCCAGCACCCGCGACCGTTCGCGGTGAAGTGGATCTGAACATCACCAAGAGTGGACCGAACACCGCCGTGGCAGGCACAGGCATCAGTTACGTGCTGACCCTTACCAACACCGGCCCCAGCGCTGCAAACGGCGCCACCTTCAGTGACAATGTGACCAGCGCTCTGACCGGCGTCACCGCCGTGTGTCAGAACGCCACGGGCAGTGCCAGCGGTTGTAACGCGACTGTCGGAGCTGGAAACGTCGTCACAGGGAGCGTTGCTGCCCTGCCATCTGGCGGAACGGTAGAGGTGGAGATCAGAGGCACTATTCCTGCCAATGCCACGGGTAGCCTGAACAATCAGGCGACCATCACTGCCCCAGGCGGCACCACTGAAACCAATATCAGCAACAATACCAGCAACACGGTGACTACCACCCTGACTCGCACCGCCGACCTCGCGGTCGATAAGAGTGCGCCCGCCGCTGTGGGCGCAGGCGGCGCCCTGACCTATACGGTCCGCGTCTGGAACAACGGTCCAAGCACCGCCAGTGCCGTGTCTGTGAATGACGTTCTGCCCGCTGGCTTCACTGTCACGGGTGTCAGCTGCACCGTTACAGGCACGGCTACCTGTGACACCCAGAGCTTTACCACCAGCAGTGCCACGATTGCTACGGGTACGCTCTCAGGCGATACCCTTCCCACCAATGCAGTTCCTGACGGCAACTTCCTCACTTACCTCATCACAGGCACAGCCCCCAATAGCAGCGGAATTTTGGATAACACTGCCAGCATCACGGTTCCGAGCGGTGTCACAGACAGCGTGAGCAGCAACAACACCAGCGGCCAGGTACAAACCCGGGTAGTTAATGCTGTGAACGATCCCGGCGTCACGCTGGCCGTTGGCGCGGGTGGCGTTGTTTCCGTGCTGACCAACGATACGAACGGGGCCGTAGCCGCCACGACGAGCAACAGCCTGGCGACCGTGAGCAACGCGGGCGGCCTGACTGGCCTGAGTGTCAACGCCAGCGGCCAACTGGTCGTCCCTACCGGCACGCCTGCAGGCACGTACACCGTCACTTATCAGCTGTGTGACACTACGATTACCACGGCCTGTGATAGTGCCACTGTCCCTGTGACGGTCTCGGCCACCACGCCCAACCTAAGCCTGGCCATCACCGGACCAGCTTTCGCGCGGCCCAGCACTGTAGCCAGCACGAATCCACCGGTGGCCGCAAGCGATCAGTTCGTCACTTACACCTTGACGGTAACAACGGCCACGGCCAACGCGACCGGTACCACTACGGTCACCACAACGCTGCCGAGTGGCTTGAGTTGGGGGGGCGCGTACACAGCCACACCAGGGAACTGGACCTGCAGTGTCAGCGGACAGGTCATCACGTGTACCACGCCCAGCACCATCACGGTGGGCACCCCACAGACCCTTACGCTAAGCAACGTCAAAGTCGCTCCGGGTACGGCTGCCGCGCCGAGCTTTACGACCAGCAGCACTGTCAGTAATGCGAATGAGTCGCCCACGGACGCGGCCACTGGGAACAGTACCAGCGTTACCACCCAGCTGATTTTGTCTACCTTGACCAAAGCCGTGCGTAACGTCACGGTGGATGCCCGGGATAACAATGGGGTGGCGCGCTTTGGTACCAAGAGCAACGGCTTGCCTACAGAAGTACTGGAGTACTGCCTTGACATGCAGAACCTCGGGGGCGCAAATCTTCCCAATTATGTGCTTACAGACGCCCTCGATAGCCTGGGAGTAGCGCTGACTGCGGTCACGACTGACGCAGCGTATGGGGGGAAAGCCATCAAGTGGACCCGTATCACCCCCAGTGTTGCGACGACGGCCGGCAACTATACGGCAGTGGCCGGTGATGATAGTGGCACCCTCAACACCAACTTGCAGGTGACATTCGGAACTCTTTTAGCCGGCGAAATGGTGCGCACCTGTTTTCAAACTCAAATTAGGTAA